The following are encoded together in the Mycteria americana isolate JAX WOST 10 ecotype Jacksonville Zoo and Gardens chromosome 2, USCA_MyAme_1.0, whole genome shotgun sequence genome:
- the ADHFE1 gene encoding hydroxyacid-oxoacid transhydrogenase, mitochondrial isoform X3, protein MAAGRERAARLLRQLQRAACRCPSHCHTYSQVPERPTLGNTDYAFEMAVSNIRYGEGVTKEIGMDLQNLGAGRVCLMTDKNLSQLPPVNAVLNSLAKYGINFQMYDNVRVEPTDQSFLDAITFAKKGEFDAYVAVGGGSVIDTCKAANLYASSPTSDFLDYVNAPIGKGKPVTVPLKPLIAVPTTAGTGSETTGVAIFDFKELKVKTGIASRAIKPTLGIIDPLHTLSMPERIVANSGFDVLCHALESYTALPYNMRSPCPSNPINRPAYQGSNPISDVWALHALRIVAKYLKRAIRNPEDCEARANMHLASAFAGIGFGNAGVHLCHGMSYPISGLVKTYKPKDYNVDHSLVPHGLSVVLTSPAVFAFTAQIHPERHLEAAEILAYQLWHTW, encoded by the exons TATTCCCAAG TCCCTGAACGGCCTACGCTGGGAAATACAGACTATGCATTTGAG atgGCCGTTTCAAACATCCGATATGGGGAAGGAGTTACGAAAGAGATTGGCATG GACCTGCAGAATCTTGGTGCTGGAAGAGTTTGTTTGATGACAGATAAAAACCTCTCCCAACTCCCTCCTGTAAATGCAGTATTGAATTCCTTGGCAAAATATGGTATAAACTTTCAGATGTATGACAATGTCCGGGTGGAGCCAACAGACCAAAG TTTCCTGGATGCCATTACATTTGCTAAAAAGGGAGAGTTTGATGCCTATGTTGCTGTTGGAGGTGGGTCTGTAATAGACACCTGTAAAGCTGCCAACCTGTATGCGTCCAGCCCTACATCAGACTTCTTGGATTATGTCAATGCTCCTATTGGGAAAGGGAAGCCTGTCACTGTGCCCCTCAAGCCACTTATTGCAG TTCCTACGACAGCTGGAACTGGAAGTGAAACCACTGGTGTTGCCATTTTTGACTTCAAAGAACTAAAAGTAAAAAccg GAATCGCTTCAAGAGCCATTAAGCCAACATTAGGCATCATTGATCCTTTACACACACTGTCTATGCCTGAGCGAATAGTGGCCAACAGTGGCTTTGATGTGCTTTG CCATGCTCTAGAGTCATACACCGCTCTGCCTTACAACATGCGCAGTCCCTGCCCTTCAAATCCAATCAACCGACCAGCTTACCAAGGCAGCAACCCCATCAGTGATGTCTGGGCTCTTCATGCTCTGCGCATCGTGgctaaatatttgaaaag AGCCATCAGAAACCCTGAAGACTGTGAAGCAAGAGCCAATATGCACCTAGCAAGTGCTTTTGCTGGTATTGGCTTTGGCAATGCTGGTGTTCATCTCTG CCATGGAATGTCTTACCCTATTTCTGGTTTGGTGAAAACTTATAAACCAAAGGATTATAATGTGGATCACTCTTTGGTG CCACATGGCCTTTCTGTGGTGCTGACGTCCCCAGCAGTGTTTGCTTTCACAGCACAGATACATCCTGAGCGGCACTTGGAAGCTGCAGAGATACTAG
- the ADHFE1 gene encoding hydroxyacid-oxoacid transhydrogenase, mitochondrial isoform X1: MAAGRERAARLLRQLQRAACRCPSHCHTYSQVPERPTLGNTDYAFEMAVSNIRYGEGVTKEIGMDLQNLGAGRVCLMTDKNLSQLPPVNAVLNSLAKYGINFQMYDNVRVEPTDQSFLDAITFAKKGEFDAYVAVGGGSVIDTCKAANLYASSPTSDFLDYVNAPIGKGKPVTVPLKPLIAVPTTAGTGSETTGVAIFDFKELKVKTGIASRAIKPTLGIIDPLHTLSMPERIVANSGFDVLCHALESYTALPYNMRSPCPSNPINRPAYQGSNPISDVWALHALRIVAKYLKRAIRNPEDCEARANMHLASAFAGIGFGNAGVHLCHGMSYPISGLVKTYKPKDYNVDHSLVPHGLSVVLTSPAVFAFTAQIHPERHLEAAEILGADIRTARIKDAGFILADTLRKFLFDLNVDDGLAAIGYSKADIPALVKGTLPQERVTKLSPRPQTEEDLSALFEASMKLY, encoded by the exons TATTCCCAAG TCCCTGAACGGCCTACGCTGGGAAATACAGACTATGCATTTGAG atgGCCGTTTCAAACATCCGATATGGGGAAGGAGTTACGAAAGAGATTGGCATG GACCTGCAGAATCTTGGTGCTGGAAGAGTTTGTTTGATGACAGATAAAAACCTCTCCCAACTCCCTCCTGTAAATGCAGTATTGAATTCCTTGGCAAAATATGGTATAAACTTTCAGATGTATGACAATGTCCGGGTGGAGCCAACAGACCAAAG TTTCCTGGATGCCATTACATTTGCTAAAAAGGGAGAGTTTGATGCCTATGTTGCTGTTGGAGGTGGGTCTGTAATAGACACCTGTAAAGCTGCCAACCTGTATGCGTCCAGCCCTACATCAGACTTCTTGGATTATGTCAATGCTCCTATTGGGAAAGGGAAGCCTGTCACTGTGCCCCTCAAGCCACTTATTGCAG TTCCTACGACAGCTGGAACTGGAAGTGAAACCACTGGTGTTGCCATTTTTGACTTCAAAGAACTAAAAGTAAAAAccg GAATCGCTTCAAGAGCCATTAAGCCAACATTAGGCATCATTGATCCTTTACACACACTGTCTATGCCTGAGCGAATAGTGGCCAACAGTGGCTTTGATGTGCTTTG CCATGCTCTAGAGTCATACACCGCTCTGCCTTACAACATGCGCAGTCCCTGCCCTTCAAATCCAATCAACCGACCAGCTTACCAAGGCAGCAACCCCATCAGTGATGTCTGGGCTCTTCATGCTCTGCGCATCGTGgctaaatatttgaaaag AGCCATCAGAAACCCTGAAGACTGTGAAGCAAGAGCCAATATGCACCTAGCAAGTGCTTTTGCTGGTATTGGCTTTGGCAATGCTGGTGTTCATCTCTG CCATGGAATGTCTTACCCTATTTCTGGTTTGGTGAAAACTTATAAACCAAAGGATTATAATGTGGATCACTCTTTGGTG CCACATGGCCTTTCTGTGGTGCTGACGTCCCCAGCAGTGTTTGCTTTCACAGCACAGATACATCCTGAGCGGCACTTGGAAGCTGCAGAGATACTAG GAGCTGACATCCGCACTGCCAGAATCAAAGATGCGGGGTTTATTTTGGCAGACACGCTCCGGAAATTCCTGTTTGATCTGAATGTTGATGATGGCTTAGCTGCAATTGGTTATTCTAAAGCAGACATCCCTGCATTAGTCAAAGGCACTCTGCCTCAG GAGAGAGTGACTAAACTATCACCACGTCCCCAAACAGAAGAAGACTTATCTGCCCTCTTTGAGGCTTCCATGAAGCTTTATTAG